The Dermacentor albipictus isolate Rhodes 1998 colony unplaced genomic scaffold, USDA_Dalb.pri_finalv2 scaffold_11, whole genome shotgun sequence genome segment AGCACCGACTGCACCTTTGGATGTAGTGGCTCTGCGTTTTCGCGTTGTTCCTTGTGTTGACTCAGCATTCATACCCGGATTCGGCGCAACGGTCTCTTGGCTGCGTGCCTCGTCTTCCGACGTCTTGGTTTTGAGTTTGCGCGTCGGTCTCTTCACTGTGGAAACCGCTGGACAGCTCGATTTCTTTTCCGCGGATGCTTGTTTACTCTTTGGCGTTCTCGGAGCTTTTGCTGTCACCGTAGCCTTTTCAACAGCACCCCGAGTGTTCTTTCGAGTCGCCGCTGCCTTGGCCTTGCGGCTCTTGCGCGTCGATACAGTGGGTGATGAATGGCTGCTTGACGGGGCGTCTGTTGGGCGTCGGCTCTCGTGGTGGCTGCGAGTGCTCGAAGAGCAGCGTCCAGCACGGCAATTCTTCTTGGTTTTGCGACTATCGCTCAAGCTGCTAAGCGAGCTGCTCTCCGACACAGATCGACCTTTAACCCTGTGCTTACTGCCTCCACTGTGCCTTGACATGCTTCGCAATCGACGCTGTTGTTTAGCATCAACTGCGCTCTCGCCAGTGCTTACCATCGATGTAGTTCCAGAGCGGCGCGCCTTCTTGATTTTTCCTTTGTGCCCACTCACTGTGCTTGAGCTCCGCGACCACGGGTCCCTCTTAACGCCGCGCTTaatagtgctgctgctgctgctcgaagACCAGCTTGTTGCAGAGATTCGACTACTCGTTCTGCGCTTACGCCGACTGACGCCGCTAGACGACGAGCTCCTTGGTCGCCGAGCGTTAGCAGTGGCGCTCCATTTGTTCCATTTGTGGGCCGTCTGAGTCCCGCGCTTTTCTTCTCTGCCGCTGCTCGATGGCCTAGTTGTGCTTCTGTAACCAGTGCTGGTCGCAGGTCTTTCCTCTGATGCATACCTCTTTTCGGCCATGCGATTTGTCTCTCTTGGGTTGACATAATGCGAGTCTTTCCTTGAGCTGCGAGCCTTCTTGGCAGTAGGCTTGCTCCCTCCAGCTCTGCTCGGTAACAAGTTTCCTTTTCCTTGGTGGTCCTTCTTTCCTACGCGTTTGTCGCTGCTAGCGGCTATCGTCGACGCGACGCTTGACGACTCGTCGGTATTGCGTAGATTTTTCCGAACCTTGTTCCGAGCTGAAGCTTCATTTCCGACGAGCCCGGATGTGCCAGGGTCGCCGATGTCCGCTGGTCCAGCTTCATTCTCTCCCTCCGGTGGATCGCAAGCGGAGCAGATGCCCGCCATGTTGGCACTCTCGAAATAAGAGGCAGATTTGAGCGCTAAGATTTCGCCCCGTTGTTTCCGTCAGTCGGTCGCTCGCCTCCGGCGCTCTTCTCGCAAGCAGTGCTTGGTACCACCCAGGAACCAGGCTCCCAGCGTCTCTAGATAGGCCGGCTCCAAAGTGCTCGAGTCAGCGCTGCATCGGGGGACACATAGCGATGTACCTGAGCTTCCAGGTGCGAGCGTCAACGGCTGTTCGAAGCGCACCACACGCGCCTGGTACACAGTGCAGGACACGCGCCTCTTCTTTTCCGTTTCTTCGCCACCCTCTAGGCTCGAGCAGTAGCGGCTATTCGCGTGTTTCAGTGCCAGATAATCTGAAAAATTCCTGGAACACCTATCTCACAATGACTCTCAAAGGTAATTCGatcagcattcaagcaatgtagcaacacaCAATATTGACAAAAATTCAGAGCCATCCCACTGTGTGAAGGCGAATGACCAGCAGAACTATATACATGGATGGAACGAAGGCGGCAGtataacgacgatggcatgataacATCCCGATGATGATTTTAAAATATTGGCCATTATAAAATGACGGCAGAGTCACGTCATCGATGTAAGGACAATAGGAAGGCGATGATGGCGTGGCCTCAAAAGCGACGAGAGTGAGATGACGAAGTTGGAATGAAGAAATAATAATTAATTATAGAaaaatttacgtgccaaaaccactttctgattatgaggcgcgccgtagtggaggactccggaaatttcgaccacctggggttctttaacgtgcatctaaatctgagtacacgggtgttttcgcccccatcgaaatgcggctgccacggccgggatttgatcccgcgacctcgtgctcaacatcccaacaccatagcctcagagcaaccacggcgggtaaatgaaGAAATAGAGTGACCGCAACGGCACAATGACGAAGAATGTTTGGAAACGAATGTTCGGCAAACACGAATGTTTGACAAaagcatgacggcatgacgatgaATATTTGACGAGGACACagtgatgacgatggaatgacgaaggaaTCACGTAGATGGAATGGCGGAGATGATATCACCACggcggcatgatgacaatggtatgacgatCTCAAAATGCTGACAACGGTATAACGACGACAGCTTGACGACGACGGGATGATGACAATGAGCCAACGACATTTGTATGGCGAAAATGGCATGACGATGGCTGTATCACGAAAACTATGATgaatgatggcatgacgacgacggctaACAATAACTAGATGAAGAAGTTGAAAAGACGACTATGGAACGACCACGACCGCATAGCCATGACTGTACGCCAGCAAATGTTGGATGACAACtgtctgacgacgacgcaatgatgaTGAAGGCATAACAATGGCGGCCTAATCTCGAATGAAGGACGACAGGTTTATTATGGTAGAATGGTGAATTACAAATGACGTCGATTGAACGATGATGGCGTATAGATGACAATGGCATAACCTCAATGAGATGACGTGTCTGAAATGGTGGTGATATTGagacgacagcgtgacgatggTGGCATAACCAACACGGTATATGGACGGATGGATGATGACGTTGACGTGGTGGCGACGACATGGTTAGATtcggatgacgaagttagaaggaCGATGGCAGAACGACCATGACGTCATCACAACGACGCATGGCGaaaatgcatgacgacgatggcatgataacggtatgaggacaatgagatgccTACGAAagtatgacgacgattgcgtgacgacgatgcaTGACAAGGATTGTATATGGAGtatggtgtgacgacgatggcatgaagagAATCACTGATGACGAATCAGGAGAGACGACAACAGAACTACCACGACAGCATCGCGATTACGGTACAACGATGAATacatgacgactgtatgatgacgatggtgtgaaGACAATGCTACTACCACGACGCCATTAGGACCATTACAGACCTAGCGGCCCAAGCTATATGACAACTGGGTCAGATCGTGGacggccgttccagagacgtcaaggctctgctcgaTCTGGACCTCGAAAACGCTtttgacaacgtgctccacaccttcatcaCCAAGGCCACTCCAGACCTGAGCCTAGGTTCCAGATTCCACAGCTgcgtcagctcttttctaacggacaggaaggccaagcttcgcaatGGAGACTTTTCCTCCAAAGATGTGCCTCTCTGAGGACGGGGCACTCCTCAAGTCGCCGTCATCTCCACAACACTGTTTagcatctgtatgattggtcttaccgagaggttggcacgcgtcgAGGACAtcaagcacaccatttacgccCACGACCTCACTACTGGAtctccggcggctgcgagggtaCAGTCGAAGAAACCATGCAGGAGGCGATGCACGTGATCTAGGAGTATCTCTGCCGCACATAAATTCGATGCTTCCCCGTCAAGTCGGAgattctgctttacagaaaagagaagggaggcacacccaaagattggaagccaatctccgaaagcagcatcagtcttcgcacttgtgacgaaaagggtggggggggggggggggggtaatactCAGGGTCAACGtcattcgggtcctgggcatgtttgtcgaattcaacggcggcaatggaaaggcgctccgcaagatcatcgcaaagacggacgcCGCTTTCCGCCTAGTTCACAGAATCGCAAACCGACACAGAGGCATGAAgaaaaacaatctcctcaggctaaTCAACGCCTTCGTACTATGCCACTTCACGTAGACGATTTCTATGTACAACTGGCTCAGatcggagcgagacaagctcaacgctctcttCCACAAAGCAGTCAAAAGGGCTCTCGGGACCCTACCGacgatctcctcaagctgggagTACATAACACCACTGAGAAGATTGCCGAAACCCAATAACGCGCGCAACTCCCTCGCCTGACCACCACAGCctcaggtaaacgcatcctcgaagagctgggttaccaccctgcggaattctcgatggtcagtaATCCGATCCGTAGGTGCATTCgggacaagttcgaagtggcccccatgtcccgaaacgtccatccgtcCACTACGAGGGCAGACGCACGGCCAGAGCAGCAGCGATCCTCAACCAGATCAAGCAACAAGACATCAGAGCAAGCTTTGTCGACAGCGATGGGAAGACTTTTGCTGTCGTTGTGGTCGAcaccagcggcaagatttccaatagcgcctcgattcgcacttcagaaaCCGAAGTCACCGAGCAAGCCGCAATCGCCCTTGCCCacctagacggtcgtgggtctgAAATTTATTGTTATTCGAAAACGTCAATTAGGGCTTTTAAGAAGGGTTGAATCGCCGAGCAAGCTGCTCGCCTTGTTAGCGTCTAGAGTCCGTATGCTCTCAGGCATTATtcgattcactggtttcccgctcacatAGGGTCGGTCCAGGGTGCTCCCACGAACCTCagtgagtctgctcacgaggctgcgcgcgaaCATCCGACCGGGCTTCCTCTGTAAGGAGCGCCGACTCCCCTCCCCCTACcgccacagggacgctcctgctactcacaacgaggtaACGAAATTCTGCATGTCCAGAATGGTCTTTCCaacccctcaccccaagttgctgtcgggcgtgcccgcgaccggccgctgggctagacctgccggtcccgacgtgagactagccgggtgcgcgactagatcgcgtcctcgccggacctccaataaagttgtttcagtCATATGATAACTGTGTCATCGCATCGGCGTTAGAAGCGCGACGACAACGATATGAGGAGAGTCAGATGACTAAGCTGAAATGAGGACGATGGAACGACCATAACGACATCACGACCACAAGCACATACCatgtggcccaagctattagacagcCCGGGGCAGTCAGTAGACGTAAGCaactagacagacagacagacagacagacagacagacagacagacagacagacagacagacagacagacagacagacagacagatagatagatagatagatagatagatagatagatagatagatagatagatagatagatagatagatagatagatagatagatagatagatagggtaggctagatagatagatagatagatagatagatagatagatagatagatagataggcagatagatagatagggtagatagatagataggcaggcagGCACGCTCAAAATTGCTCATGTAGGCAAAGTCTGCTAATCGCAATAATAAGGGGTGCTCGTTCATGAAACGAATATGATAGTAGAGAAGCACACCTAGACCGTGTGTGCTTCTGTCATCGTTCTCGTTTCTTGCACTGGAAAAAATCTTTGAATATGGAATCAAGAACAGCTTGTTCGTTCACTTTGAACAAGGAGACTCAGTTACTTGGAGAAGGAAAGATACTGTTGTTTATATTATGCCAGCTGAGGCACATCCTAAAGCATTCGTGAACATAGCAACACACGGAATATAACCACAAGCACGAATCATCCATCAGACGCTGGGTCTCGTTGTTTCGTCTGCACCTTCTGCATTTGTTCTGGGAGTGCCACAATTTCGTCTTTAATTTCACAGTGCCCTGTCTaggaattttggacattgccccttTGGCACTCTTTCGAAATTCACGCCAATACACCAGCGTAACTGAATGGGTGCGAATTTTCAGAAATGGTATTTCAAATATCCGCCAAATTTCAACAAATTTTAACTAACATCGCCGAGAAAGGATACCCTTCTAACGACTTATGCATTTACGGCAATTAGCGCTAACGTTCGTGCTGCGTGAGAGTGCTGATTTGGTCAAGGATCAGCGGCAAACtcacacgacaggagcaaatCGTTTTGCACTCTGCCGGACTAGGGCGCATTGACTTGAAGAACAGGCTAGGAGGTAACCTATTCGTCCGCCCgatacaataagaaaaaaaaacgccatgtcatcgtcatcatatcatcatcatcatcatcatcatcaaggtgCCAAATTACAGCAAAAGCTGTGCATGACTAACCTTcagtagttttttcggcgtccggcaacagaaacggacttagcgatgtCTAGCAAGCCCATACGGGTGGAGTGCGGCGGCGCAGGTGTGAAAATGCGGAAGAGATTACAACAATAGCGTGACGCCAAGGTTATCTGaatatataagcaggagaggtatcggcgctaaaagcAGTGGCGTTATCGATAGGGAGGACACGTATAgctcgtacacccgaagaacaacattcgtacgaggagcgccggaaggaacagcaacgagaatgtaaattgcaccggcgcgaaacgaccaccgacgaagaacgttcccgtgatgctgaacgaaaacgacaatcgcgagcccaggcacctccgaacgagcaacgacgccagactcgcaacacaaaaaatgacaaccattccactctgtgaagatggaatggcagcgaaagcactttgcttttcgtttgagagctttaactgtcgtcagctttcgcagccattccatcttcacagagtggaatcgtTGTCTTTTTTAAAccgtaaagcgatttattacatcTGGCGTTGAAACGGTAACGGCAGAGAGAGTGCCATTCAGTCTGCTTGGACGCGCAGGTTCTTGAGAAGTATCAGAAAGGGAGATATAGTGATTATACCCGTCGCATATGTGTGGTGGCCAAAGATTCAAGGAATGTCGAAAAACGAGCGTTGAGCGGTGGCGTGCTTAAAAACCTGCAAAAACTTGCCGGTGACATGATTAGGCCTCATTGGCAGGATCAACGGTAGGAATGTATCGCCGCCGTTCGGGGGGAAATCACTTGCCatcccgcttttttttttgtcctgtcgATCTGCGTTGCACTCGGTAATGTTTACGTGCTTAAGCGATGAAGTCGATCACGGCCTACACCCATGTTTTGGTTCGGTTTGTCCGCAGTGTGGCATTTGGCTTATATGTTGTGAACACGACTTGCCGCCTTTATCATTTACCGCTTCTTTTCCTTGCTGCTGTCACTGTAGGGTGCATGATTGTAAGAGTGCATCGTGTTGTGTTCCTCAGCTCCTGAGGCATGCAAGGACTGACTATGCTGTACGCGGCCCTTTAAATCATCTCACCAGTTGTCATGGAGTTATCGTATCTCTTTTACGCGTGCACTTCGCACATGTTGTACTGTTACTACGTAGTTCCTTCATGTAACACTGTtggtaattgttttttttttaatacgaggTTTTCGCCTGGACTCGTTTGTAAGGGGCTTAAATCACGCCGTGTCTTATTGTAGTGAGAACATGCGAGGACATCTTCGATTTTGCGGTTGCTTGGGAAATGTGTTAGAAAACACGTGGCTCAGAGCGAGGATTGGTGGTAGCTACTgcatattgccgccagcattgcgagaagaaaaagacgaccgacatatcccaactgcgtagccgccacaccgcgagcgtcaagcaaagcgccgcaaggcaacgctcggccggtgctgacaggccggcggctcgtgcgcgagaatcgtacgattggcacgcgacagcaggccacaaagaggagaacgacgctcgaaggagcgaagctcgagggacgcTTTTGTTGTTGCTGATTGttcagtcggtttttgttgacgggcacaggttcccccagaataaattagttttcgtagaaacggctgttgtaactgttggttacaatatgATTTTGCTGTTCGACTTTCACAGAAAAAATTGGCATCATATTTGTGAAGTAATTAcaccttgatgctgtctgagcagacttaccaCGCACAGTGCCTTTTTGCGTCTGTATTTTGTACGAAATTGACTTATTTCTCTTATCTTTTGCGTATATGAGTACAATTACTTACACCGCGAAGGagtaaacccggccttgccgtcAGCGCATGCATCTACCTTGGCCGGCGCTGCCCCGCTTCTAACAATATCGTGTGGCTCTACTCTTCCgtaacaatcgaaaaaaaaaatactgaaaagtTGGTAAGATCTAGTTTTGTATATTTCCAAGCAGGTATTGCCAAGCAGGCATTTCGCCGACGTCTGCAGCGGAATTACATGGGCGGTACAGTGCTAACTCGCACTTTGATTcacccgtgtgtttggtgacttcgttcaCTAGTCTAGGCATTTCTTCTAACATATTCGTAATTACTCTTCCTAAGGCGACGTTGACGGCACTTATTCGGTGATATCATGTGTATTCATCGGTAGCAAGACCACGCATGCAACGTACAgtacagcgtacgtttcaataaaggacAAGCTCCAGAACAACCATCTATCATCatcctcgtcatcatcatcatcatcatcatcaacatcataatcaatggctcatgccccggTAAGCAAGCAGAAATGCAGTGGCTCATAACCCCGTGAGGTAGAGGCTATACCAGAGCTCAGCAAAGTGGAGCGAATATTGCATACCATTCATTGAAATTGCCCATAGAACAAACaacgtacgtttcaataaagaacaagctcaaaacaagcaccctcaccatcaataaagcattgcatacccccccaGCAGTTATTGTGATGGTTTCGCAACAGCTTCGGTGGAGATGcattttcgcagggccgggatgacAAGTAAATTTCTTTTGTATACACctccataatttttttctctgcCTCAAAATTTCTCGATCTAGGtcgtaccgctacctatgcctctaacggatccggtcgtatcaatctcttccttgcttttttttttttcacccatacTCTAAATTTATCGTTCTTATCTCGACTGCAGACCGGTTgattccgtccactttaaatccaagcacttctggaaggtatacgttacctacgggtctcactgggtgaatatcACTGCTTTAGGcccacgttaaggaacccctggTCGTCAAAGTTTATCCGTAGCCGTCTACAACTGCGTTCCTCATAACCCACTAGGCAGCTGTGGTACGTTTCAAACTCACAATTAAACTTAATTTTTAATGCATGCTGGTACAACCTTTGGGACGCGAAACCCGGTCAGTGAAAGAAAATACAGCGCTATTTTCCATTAAGATGGGCTGCAGATTTGTGAAAGTGTAAAGCGGGCATCTATCTCTTCAAAAGCCGCAACTGCTCGCGTAAGCGTACGCGCATTGAAGGACTCATTTACTAGCTTTTCGACGCGCAATTTTGTAGCCGCCTAAAGGTGCGCAAGAGTAAGGTCACGGCGCATCAACAACGGGGGTTAACGGAGCAAGTGCGCTCCTTTCGTGGGCCTTTGTGCTGGCCTTCAATAAATTTTtccccttccttcctttcttccttccttccttcatagTCAATGAAAGTTTGCCAGTTGAAAGTACTGGCTTAGTAGCTCCACAAGTCATATCTGATGAGTCTATCTTGCAGCAGCACTCGATACCGGTTTTTTAGAAACACTTTGTCTAGATGTACGCGCTACGCGCTGTCATGCAGTAGCTCCACAAGTCATATCTGATGAGTCTATCTTGCAGCAGCACTCGATACCGGTTTTTTACAAACACTTTGTCTAGACGTACGCGCTACGCGCTGTCATGCAGTAGCAACATCTTCTTCGCTCTGACGCAATGAAACACAAACATGTTCGTTTAGATGGAAGCTCATTTGTTTTCAGGGAATATTCCAGCAATTTTAGTCACTCCTTTTCGCCGAGAATAGATGTCACAAGCCCGCAGTGGCCAAAGATATCCATGATCCTGGCCCGTTATGCAGAAGTAGATGAAGCCGACTAAGATGAGCGGGGCATAAAAATGACTGTTAAAATTTATTACCGTTTGGAGCTGTATAGTGTTCCTCTCAACCACGTGAAAATTCGCCCAGCACTGCGCCAACTCATTGGCGTATCCAGCAGGTTACGTTGCCGTCCCTGCTGCGACTCCGCTTTGCCACATATTCTTTTAACTACTGCCGTACCTCCGTTTTTATGGTCTGCTTTGCTTCCCTTTACTCCGAGAGTGGCTTtcacccactatgggggattggccaaggatCGTGTGATTTAAGAAAAAGATTGCCCGAATCTGAAAAGAATCACTACTGAGAAATTTTGAATAGCTGAAGAAATAAATTTGGATAAATTTTAAGAATTTAACGAGGAAATTGCCCTGATTCTCTACGACtccctgttcttccttctttttgccCCTCCCCTTTCCTTGTTTGGCCTTCGCGTCTTGTCCTCGCGGAACTCCAGACACATTTCCTTACCTTTCCGGTAATTCGgtgttaataattttttttagtttttttgaaATTTTGGTATTTGCGGCGGGTAATTAATTTTTTCTCGACGTGTAGCCAATATTTCTCACGGGCAAGTGCCGCGTGTCGAGCAATTGACATCGCCATCGACaataacctcccccccccccccaagaaatcGAACCATCGGCACCTGATCTGAGGTCGGCTACAAGCGGCAAGGCTCGCAAATCGGCCAAGTCGTCCCCAGGCATCTCCTCCCTGAGCAGCAAAAGCGACCAGCCGAAAGCGCTCGCCTCGGTCGAGGCGCCCCAGCGCCACGCGAATGTCGTGGACGACTTTCCCGGTGTGACGGAGACGGGCACGCCGCGCGAGGCGCCGGCCTCTGTCGAGCCACACGAGGACCCGACGAAGCAGAAGGCCGCAGACGTCACGGCTCGTGCGGCGCAGCGGCCCGCGAACAGGCCGCCTCCAGCCGAAGCTCCCCACGACGAACCGCGCGGTTCCGATCCCGTAAGCCTTTCACGGCGCGACTAAGGTAAGCGATTGGACCCACCTGTGCCACAAACAAAAGGGCACCCCATCGTCGCGCGCAACCGAGCTCTATAGCTGCGCCGGTGTTACGAACTTCTTGCGGTGCTCCGCGGTGGCTGGCACACTGGGCTGCTGTGAGGCTACATATAGACCCTTCTTATATTTTGTAAGGTTTTCACTCTTTGAAAGTAGGACAGTGCCAATAGAATGAGAGTGCCGCTGCTACAGGACAAGCTGAGTCCGCTTCGGTCGTGGCTGCACAGTGACGTACAATTTCTCAAGTCGACGGTATACATCCCATTGTCTCTAGTGTAGCGAGGCTGAGGGACCACTAAGTGCTGACTGCAACAATGGTGCACTAAGTGCACCATAGTTACAATCCATGCTATATAATAAATAACTtccacggcaaaaaaaaaaatcccgtcaTGCGATCACGATGCAGGTTTATCCCACCCACCTTTATTATGATTATGATACGGTGTACGTGGAACAAACACCCCGTTGTCGTCACCAATATATAGAGCGACTGTGACTCCGACGCAAACGAGAAATGGCATGCAGCGCGCTGCCATGTACGGAGACAGGAAGCACATTGAAAGCTTGAATTCGGAAAAATGATGATCGCCTTGAGCGTTGGTGCACGTCTCCTACATTGCAAGTCATGTAACCTTGCGTGACTTCCGTCCGTCACGATCCAAAGCCCGCCGCCCTCTTGATAAGTCGTTCAGGTAAACCGCAAGCCTTGTCAAGACAGCTGGCTATCTACTTCCCGGACGGTGGGCGAGCGTTAATTTTTCTAAAGACAACCGCCGAGAGAGGATCCAGGAAAAGTTCGGTTGCCCCAAGAATAGCCCGCAACAATAACTAACAATTTCTTGAAGCCATTGTCAGGATCCGTGTTGCCAGTTAGACAACGACATTCCAGAGGCCAACTGGTTGTGACGATGCGACGCTGTAGTTAGCCATGGTCGTGCTATATAGAGTTCCTTATTTTTCACTGCCATTCTCTtcgaaaaagaagacagaaaaatattttcatgaaaAGTATGCCGCCATCGACACATTTATTTCCTTCCGCAAAAGAAAGTGGAATACGGTCGggccattgcaataaaaaaactaTGGAATAAACTTACGCTTTATAACTAGCCGTAAATAACTAAGTATGATCACATGGTGCCCTATAACAGGGCGTTTTAGAAATGCGTTCCCAATTACATAAAAATAGGGAagatgcgataacgaaacaattTTTTCAGGATTGCTTTTACCGTAAAGTAGTACATATTAAAATCACAGAAAATCGTAATTAGACAAGTAATTATGCACATTATATTAACTTTTTATCCGAAAGAGCCACGATTGGTCCTAACGCAAGATTTGAAGCCACTTGTCAGAGAATGTTCATAAACGTTTCCTAATATCCAAAAATGTTGGCGCTGCCCAATTTCTACAGCGTTCTGAAATTCCGGGAAAATTCACCCCGAAAACCAAAACTGCCGAACAGCGCGAATGTCACGCGTTTAGCCGACGGCCGTCAATGACGACACTGTCTGTGCCTCACCATCGGCCGTGCATGAAGCCGGTATCCTTATCGAGCTGCTATCTCGCTGTCTTCATACTTCAGACAGGGCTAATTGAAGATCGATGAgagaggccttggtcctgcagttAACATTAATaagatgatgacggtgatgactGCAGAGTTTAGGTAAGTATAGGCTATGTCCAATTATAAGTATCGGTTTACTGATAGTCAGCACTGTACCGTAAGCGGCTTTTACCTCGCCTGTAACTGAAAACACTGCCAGCGAATTTTCGACGTTCAGTAAGTCGGAAAAGTATAGACCACCTTATATACCCGcaaatatatgcatatatatatatatatatatatatatata includes the following:
- the LOC139051374 gene encoding micronuclear linker histone polyprotein-like: MAGICSACDPPEGENEAGPADIGDPGTSGLVGNEASARNKVRKNLRNTDESSSVASTIAASSDKRVGKKDHQGKGNLLPSRAGGSKPTAKKARSSRKDSHYVNPRETNRMAEKRYASEERPATSTGYRSTTRPSSSGREEKRGTQTAHKWNKWSATANARRPRSSSSSGVSRRKRRTSSRISATSWSSSSSSSTIKRGVKRDPWSRSSSTVSGHKGKIKKARRSGTTSMVSTGESAVDAKQQRRLRSMSRHSGGSKHRVKGRSVSESSSLSSLSDSRKTKKNCRAGRCSSSTRSHHESRRPTDAPSSSHSSPTVSTRKSRKAKAAATRKNTRGAVEKATVTAKAPRTPKSKQASAEKKSSCPAVSTVKRPTRKLKTKTSEDEARSQETVAPNPGMNAESTQGTTRKRRATTSKGAVGAQKSDTLPGTATTYTRKARTSVEAHSTEKAKPTPGPATTRTRKARTSEAAGNAGKIQPTPGPTTTRSRKANTSEDVGGAQKGEKAAGTSRKSTATPSKDAGVNVESETTVGATTTKRKAKTAEYGESSQKIDSTGKTGMTRERKATMPQDTKSPKKTDIPATARKHGTKSTTLTKTPKSKPSTSKDTNTSKKTHDNTPATIRRRSALRKQLTTRDVKEVSSKRQEPGMLQNATKQLAGVD